In the Telopea speciosissima isolate NSW1024214 ecotype Mountain lineage chromosome 2, Tspe_v1, whole genome shotgun sequence genome, one interval contains:
- the LOC122651950 gene encoding uncharacterized protein LOC122651950: MVCGSVSILSYASSFPYNSTTEPSTSTTYTRIKTLKVLRREPRKNSKEASKSLAPRAFSIRAFSKQPIEDGAGEQFLENNSIADFMRFRKSDRQSNSQLQTAVVSYRKKFPWSLLQPFLQVDLVSTIHIADKDYFATLQKELEQYDCVLYEMVASKESLENRRKPTSAKRLKSSRSRGFNILGCIQRQMARVLTLDFQLDCLDYQGENWYHADLDYETFKVLQLERGESLFSFARDMTLRSTKAIVQPASISEDLGPWRSKLLWASRVLPMPLIGLLIIGSVCADVGSQKSEYPELEALSSLDFGAAMKVFLAKRLTSEFTQVTADVEEKSVIIGERNRVATEALGRAIEGGHNKIAVLYGGGHMPDLGRRLREEFDLVPSQVQWITAWSIRNRELDSQSLPFLKTLARLSGWPLNRYQTLALLIFSSVLALDLWFWELFFGSALNWVSQAASEFSHLV, encoded by the exons ATGGTCTGCGGTTCTGTGTCCATCTTATCCTATGCGTCTTCATTTCCGTATAATTCTACTACCGAGCCATCTACTTCAACTACCTATACAAGGATTAAAACCTTGAAGGTCTTGAGGCGTGAACCTAGGAAGAATTCGAAAGAAGCTTCTAAATCTTTGGCTCCCAGAGCTTTTAGCATTAGAGCTTTCTCAAAGCAACCGATAGAAGATGGTGCTGGGGAGCAGTTTCTGGAAAACAATTCGATTGCTGATTTCATGAGATTCAGAAAATCTGATCGACAAAGCAATAGCCAGTTGCAGACAGCTGTTGTTAGCTACAGAAAGAAGTTCCCATGGTCTCTGCTTCAGCCATTCCTACAG GTTGATTTGGTGTCCACTATCCACATTGCGGATAAAGA TTATTTTGCAACCCTCCAGAAGGAACTTGAACAATATGATTGTGTCCTCTATGAGATGGTAGCCAGCAAGGAAAGTCTAGAGAATAGAAGAAAACCTACTTCAGCCAAAAGGCTGAAAAGTTCACGTTCACGGGGCTTCAATATTCTTGGATGCATTCAACGGCAGATGGCTCGAGTTCTAACGCTTGATTTCCAATTAGACTGTCTTGATTACCAAGGAGAAAATTGGTACCATGCTGACCTAGACTATGAGACCTTCAAGGTGCTTCAG CTTGAAAGGGGCGAGAGCTTATTTTCATTTGCAAGGGATATGACCCTCAGATCTACAAAAGCTATTGTGCAGCCAGCTTCTATTTCTGAAGATCTTGGACCTTGGAGATCCAAGCTTCTATGGGCTTCCCGTGTGCTTCCAATGCCGCTCATTGGCCTTCTCATTATTGGAAGCGTATGTGCCGATGTGGGAAGTCAGAAATCTGAATATCCAGAATTAGAAGCACTCTCCAGTCTGGATTTTGGTGCTGCGATGAAAGTCTTCTTGGCAAAGCGGCTAACTTCTGA GTTCACACAGGTGACAGCAGATGTTGAGGAGAAGTCTGTTATCATTGGTGAAAGGAACAGAGTTGCAACAGAGGCGTTGGGAAGAGCAATCGAAGGAGGACACAACAAGATTGCAGTGTTGTATGGGGGTGGCCACATGCCAGACTTGGGCAGGCGGTTGCGTGAGGAGTTTGACCTGGTCCCCTCACAGGTACAGTGGATAACAGCATGGTCTATAAGGAATCGAGAGCTTGACAGTCAATCACTCCCTTTTCTGAAGACATTAGCAAGACTATCAGGTTGGCCGCTCAATAGATATCAGACCCTGGCATTGCTCATCTTCTCTTCAGTCCTAGCATTGGATCTCTGGTTCTGGGAGCTCTTTTTTGGCAGTGCATTGAACTGGGTCTCTCAAGCTGCTTCTGAATTTAGTCATTTAGTTTGA
- the LOC122649700 gene encoding 60S ribosomal protein L37-1 codes for MGKGTGSFGKRRNKTHTLCVRCGRRSFHLQKSRCAACGYPSARTRKYNWSVKAIRRKTTGTGRMRYLRHLPRRFKTNFREGTQATPRKNSAAASF; via the exons ATG GGCAAAGGAACAGGAAGTTTCGGTAAGAGGAGGAACAAGACTCACACACTCTGTGTGAGGTGCGGACGCCGCAGCTTTCATCTTCAGAAGAGTAGATGCGCTGCCTGTGGTTACCCTTCAGCCCGTACCAGGAAAT ATAACTGGAGTGTGAAGGCCATTAGGAGGAAAACAACCGGAACTGGTCGTATGAGGTACCTCCGACACTTGCCCCGCAGATTCAAGACCAACTTCAGAGAAG GGACTCAAGCAACTCCTAGGAAGAACAGTGCAGCCGCTTCCTTTTAA
- the LOC122651772 gene encoding uncharacterized protein LOC122651772 codes for MLFHLIRKKEKKQRRNVLIRRLIWLLLLLFYDVNIGWVAEMSTGRQTVRDLIEEAKKRILILVICVVGLSYLMSLTSSSVWINMPAAASLILLLRYISLDIGMNRRAAAYSDKPPSANHLSQKKPPELPKVSLEKSNWRRKVNSPVVEAAIDQFTRHLVSEWVTDLWYSRLTPDRDGPEELVQIINGVFGEVSCRVRDINLIDLLTRDVINLICAHLELFRVSQAKIVRQQLEEITIDHRDRELKQVLDADNKLHPALFSAEAEHKVLQHLMDGFISISFKPEDLQCSFFRYIVRELLACTVIRPVLNLASPRFINERVESVVLSIAKKTDRGVTTSAQDASQSKSNGPPRPSSDHFSGFLDRSARGVELMQFKREHPRATSGESVKENMNGTSQPKDPLLSIDTQSSRSWSSLPSPSETDDGKYIQRHKSGGEWGEMLDVMYRRKTQALAPEHFENMWTKGRNYKTKEGANQLAKQVTENLTAGIPVTLDHSNLSFKQQVKDGTTKFGISQRNNSLPPYDNRSLAELHARTDGNRSVHSPATSHQGEHEHDLLSEDVESESSSCYTEEDESSIVTGLDSPGTKVWDSKNNRNAAVSHIHHPLENSGGHMVRKAGKGHPHYQRLSRAHSGSKRSRLGNQKVNTWQEVERTTFRLGDGQDILNSSKEDVKAEDCSDDPELESWGRVHSGAAASSSTPSISITEASINSLKKSVLTDSFLKLRCEVLGANIVKSGSRTFAVYSISVTDANNNSWSIKRRFRHFEELHRRLKEFPQYNLNLPPKHFLSTGLEISVVQERCKLLDKYLKRLLQLPTISGSIEVWDFLSVDSQTYMFSNSLSIIETLSVNLEDKSNEKSTKVQNLVGAVNDPLLYRGEHLNRKETTLQMKQNLVAENPGLRRRSKSCLPVKIPCKKHENPMEDSGSDSDGRLQSSDHRIRKSEIGLKGRGSNNPQETSEVLLDAATDPTLPTEWVPPNLSIPILDLVDVIFQLHDGGWIRRQAFWVAKQVLQLGMGDAFDDWLIEKIQLLRRGSVIASAIKRVEQILWPDGIFITKHPKRQRPPPSVIQSQSPHYGGQPTQISSPKKESMSPKKETVLTDEQKQEAARSAKFVYELMIDKAPAALVGLVGHKEYERCAKDLYFFLQSTVCLKQLAFDLLELLLLSIFPELDDIVKQLHEDKQKFGQLELN; via the exons ATGCTTTTTCATCTAATtcggaagaaggaaaagaagcaaAGAAGGAATGTACTGATTCGACGTTTGAtttggttgttgttgttattgttttaTGACGTGAACATTGGTTGGGTTGCGGAGATGAGTACTGGGAGGCAAACAGTTCGGGACCTTATTGAGGAAGCCAAGAAGCGGATCTTAATTCTGGTCATATGCGTGGTTGGGCTGTCTTATCTTATGTCGC TGACCAGCTCTTCTGTTTGGATCAATATGCCAGCAGCTGCATCCTTAATTTTACTCCTCCGCTATATATCATTAGACATTGGGATGAATAGAAGAGCTGCAGCTTACAGTGATAAACCACCCTCTGCCAATCATCTTTCTCAAAAGAAGCCTCCTGAACTTCCAAAGGTTTCCCTTGAAAAATCCAACTGGAGAAGGAAGGTGAATTCGCCTGTTGTCGAAGCTGCAATAGATCAGTTCACTAGACATCTAGTTTCTGAGTGGGTGACTGATCTCTGGTACTCCCGCTTAACACCTGATAGAGATGGTCCAGAGGAGCTGGTGCAAATAATAAATGGTGTCTTTGGAGAAGTTTCATGTCGTGTTAGGGATATAAATCTCATCGACCTTCTTACCAG GGATGTTATCAATCTTATTTGCGCTCATTTAGAGCTATTCCGCGTGAGTCAAGCCAAGATTGTCAGGCAACAGTTGGAAGAGATAACCATTGATCATCGGGATCGGGAACTGAAGCAAGTTCTGGATGCTGACAACAAGTTGCATCCTGCTTTATTTTCTGCTGAAGCTGAGCACAAG GTTTTGCAGCACTTGATGGATGGATTCATCTCAATCAGTTTCAAGCCTGAAGATCTGCAGTGCTCTTTCTTCCGTTATATTGTCAGAGAGCTTCTTGCCTGTACAGTGATTAGGCCAGTCTTGAACTTGGCTAGTCCAAG GTTTATTAATGAAAGAGttgaatctgtggttctttcTATTGCGAAAAAAACTGATAGAGGAGTCACTACTTCGGCACAGGATGCATCTCAGTCCAAGTCAAATGGGCCTCCAAGGCCTTCATCTGATCATTTCTCAGGGTTCCTAGATCGATCTGCTAGAGGTGTTGAACTTATGCAGTTTAAGCGTGAGCACCCTAGAGCTACCTCTGGTGAGTCTGTGAAAGAAAATATGAATGGAACATCTCAACCAAAGGATCCATTGCTTTCTATTGATACCCAGTCTTCCCGCTCTTGGAGTTCTTTACCCTCACCCTCGGAAACCGATGATGGAAAATACATCCAACGACACAAATCCGGTGGAGAATGGGGTGAGATGTTAGATGTGATGTACCGCAGAAAGACACAAGCTCTTGCTCCAGAGCATTTTGAAAATATGTGGACCAAAGGACGAAACTACAAAACGAAAGAAGGTGCAAATCAGTTAGCTAAACAAGTTACAGAAAATTTAACAGCAGGAATTCCTGTTACATTGGATCACTCAAATCTGTCATTTAAGCAGCAGGTAAAGGATGGAACTACCAAGTTTGGTATTTCCCAGAGGAACAACAGTCTCCCTCCATATGATAATCGATCTTTGGCAGAATTACATGCCCGTACTGATGGAAACAGATCAGTTCACTCTCCAGCCACATCACATCAAGGAGAGCATGAGCATGATCTGCTTTCGGAAGACGTCGAATCAGAGAGTAGTAGCTGTTATACTGAAGAAGACGAAAGCAGCATTGTGACAGGTCTTGATTCTCCTGGAACTAAAGTTTGGGATagtaaaaataatagaaatgcTGCTGTTTCTCACATACACCATCCACTTGAAAATTCTGGAGGCCATATGGTCAGGAAGGCTGGTAAAGGGCATCCTCATTACCAGAGATTATCTAGAGCCCATTCAGGCAGCAAAAGGTCCAGATTAGGCAATCAGAAGGTGAACACCTGGCAGGAGGTTGAGAGAACAACATTCCGTTTGGGAGATGGACAGGATATATTAAATTCATCTAAGGAAGATGTGAAAGCTGAGGATTGTAGTGATGATCCTGAGCTGGAAAGTTGGGGTAGAGTTCACAGTGGAGCAGCTGCATCTTCATCCACTCCATCTATTTCTATAACTGAAGCTTCTATTAACTCCCTGAAAAAATCAGTGTTGACAGATTCATTTTTGAAGTTGAGATGTGAG GTATTGGGTGCCAATATTGTGAAGAGTGGTTCTAGAACATTTGCTGTGTATTCGATTTCTGTTACTGATGCAAATAATAATAGTTGGTCCATTAAAAGAAG GTTTCGCCATTTTGAGGAGCTGCATCGGCGTCTGAAAGAGTTTCCACAATATAATCTTAATTTGCCACCCAAACATTTTTTATCAACAGGTTTAGAGATCTCTGTTGTTCAGGAACGGTGTAAATTGCTTGACAAATACTTAAAG AGGCTACTACAGCTTCCAACCATATCGGGTTCAATagaggtttgggatttccttAGCGTTGATTCTCAG ACATACATGTTCTCAAATTCCCTTTCGATTATTGAAACATTATCAG TTAACCTGGAAGATAAGTCAAATGAAAAGAGTACCAAGGTTCAGAATCTGGTAGGTGCTGTTAATGATCCCTTATTGTACAGAGGAGAGCACTTAAACAGAAAGGAGACAACATTGCAGATGAAGCAGAACCTTGTAGCAGAAAATCCAGGATTGAGAAGAAGGAGCAAATCATGTTTGCCAGTAAAAATCCCCtgtaaaaaacatgaaaatccAATGGAAGATTCAGGGAGTGACTCAGATGGTAGGTTGCAAAGTAGTGATCATCGTATCAGAAAATCTGAAATTGGTCTAAAAGGAAGAGGAAGTAATAATCCACAGGAGACATCTGAGGTACTACTTGATGCTGCTACTGATCCAACACTTCCTACAGAG TGGGTACCACCAAATCTGAGTATCCCAATATTAGATTTGGTGGATGTCATCTTTCAGCTTCATGATGGTGGGTGGATCAG GAGGCAGGCTTTTTGGGTAGCCAAACAAGTATTGCAGCTAGGGATGGGTGATGCTTTTGATGATTGGTTAATCGAAAAAATCCAGCTTCTGCGGAGGGGATCAGTGATTGCTTCAGCAATCAAGCGGGTTGAACAG ATCCTTTGGCCTGATGGTATCTTCATAACTAAACATCCCAAGCGTCAAAGACCACCACCATCTGTAATTCAGTCCCAGAGCCCACATTATGGCGGTCAGCCAACTCAAATATCTTCCCCTAAGAAAGAGAGTATGTCCCCTAAGAAAGAGACTGTGTTGACTGATGAACAGAAACAAGAAGCTGCTCGAAGTGCTAAGTTTGTTTATGAACTGATGATTG ATAAGGCACCAGCTGCTCTCGTAGGCCTTGTTGGTCATAAGGAATATGAACGGTGTGCTAAggatctttatttctttcttcag tcAACAGTTTGTCTGAAGCAGCTGGCATTTGACCTTCTTGAGCTGCTGCTATTATCGATATTTCCAGAGCTTGATGATATTGTTAAGCAGTTGCACGAAGATAAACAAAAGTTTGGACAGCTTGAATTGAACTAG
- the LOC122653203 gene encoding GTP-binding protein At2g22870, whose translation MLITHLHRFCTPFSISISSSSLYTHLFRLPKTRLPIAKTLCCTAYSTLSAARLVSIPDSPSSISVASEDTTLEARHHLLIPEEAQIEIPVEKLFIPPETDVSSGSAPLSTRVLKGSNIVLSRYARDALIAQAEFVKSSTRTEDCPSDGLPEFALVGRSNVGKSSLLNSLVRRKRLALTSKKPGKTQLINHFRINDSWYLVDLPGYGYAAAPHELRVDWDKFTKDYFVNRSTLVSVFLLIDASIPAKKIDLEYASWLGENQIPMTLIFTKCDKRKKKKNGGKRPEENVQDFQELIREFFQAAPPWIMTSSVTNQGRDEILLHMAQLRNYWLKH comes from the exons ATGCTTATCACGCATCTCCATCGTTTCTGTACCCctttctccatctccatctcctcatCTTCACTCTACACCCATCTCTTTCGCCTCCCAAAGACGAGGCTTCCCATCGCTAAAACTCTCTGCTGCACAGCCTATTCTACTCTATCCGCCGCACGACTCGTCTCAATCCCTGACTCACCGTCTTCTATTTCTGTTGCATCAGAAGATACCACACTTGAAGCTCGCCATCATCTATTGATTCCTGAGGAGGCCCAGATTGAAATCCCTGTTGAAAAGCTCTTCATTCCTCCGGAAACCGATGTTTCCTCGGGAAGCGCTCCCCTGAGCACTAGGGTATTGAAAGGTTCTAACATAGTTCTTAGCAGGTATGCGAGGGACGCCCTGATAGCGCAAGCAGAGTTCGTGAAGAGTAGTACGCGGACGGAGGACTGCCCTTCGGACGGGCTACCTGAGTTTGCCCTCGTTGGCCGCTCAAATGTTGGGAAGTCATCACTGCTCAATTCTCTTGTTCGACGGAAGCGTCTCGCCCTCACATCCAAGAAACCTG GTAAGACACAGTTGATCAACCATTTTCGGATAAATGATAGTTGGTATCTTGTGGATTTGCCTGGCTATGG ATACGCAGCAGCACCACACGAACTTCGAGTAGATTGGGACAAGTTCACTAAAGATTATTTCGTCAACCGATCAACACTAGTCTCTGTATTCCTCCTTATAGATGCTAGCATTCCTGCAAAAAAGATCGATCTTGAGTATGCTAGTTGGCTGGGTGAGAATCAG ATTCCGATGACACTTATTTTCACCAAATGTGACaagcggaagaagaagaaaaatggaggGAAGAGGCCTGAAGAGAATGTGCAAGATTTCCAAGAGTTAATTCGTGAATTCTTCCAGGCAGCTCCACCATGGATCATGACCAGCAGTGTCACAAATCAGGGTAGAGATGAAATACTACTGCACATGGCTCAGCTCCGGAACTACTGGCTGAAACACTAG